Proteins encoded together in one bacterium window:
- a CDS encoding DNA translocase FtsK, translating into MAPRSGNQRSTRRKSSSSASFWWGFALLTVAGLLFLSLVSYSARDSDGLPELFDGRSGVAADNWIGKPGALIAYALGTLLFGRWAALGIPLIVGIWGWTLLRRLLWQRAFVLMAVTLSASVWLSSAIGLLGALGAVDHAALFHHEGNFGWQASLWLVGFLNGIGAVLVMLLILIGGLALSVAGFAGLFERKVHTAIDRASRLKTPRVPATWFLWRRWGEEEQREEIETSLDTDPESGNGHTTAELQNLSKSRAARKTPLARSQLAIQIEDRSGYVFPPIDLFNPPRSDDESGMSPEEQQRNSVLLEKTLATFGVQAKVVHVNPGPVITRFDLEPAPGVKVSRIESLADDIALALRARGLRILAPIPGVAAVGVEIANIKPATVTFREVAESPNYQSSASKLTVALGRTVSGEIFVCDLAALPHLLIAGTTGSGKSVCVNTIIASILLRATPQDVQLVLIDPKKLELSAYNELRNHHVTHRPDLSEYVVTRPDEAVKVLRSCLVEMERRYDLLAERGTRNLAEYNEAVRQDAGEGDEKPLPYIVVVVDELADLMVTAQREVEEPIARLAQLARAVGIHLVVATQRPSVDVITGVIKANFPARIAFRVAMKVDSRTILDTNGAEMLLGQGDMLFQHPEEPAATRVQGALLTGPEISRLISHICRQSAPRDKLTLPVEAEEAGDAGTPALDVDSRDPLFMEAAKIVVRTGQGSVSILQRRLKIGYSRAARLIDQLERAGVVGPFDGSRARAVLVDEHYFDIHDEQ; encoded by the coding sequence ATGGCACCCCGATCGGGGAATCAGCGGTCAACACGACGTAAGTCGTCTTCCTCGGCGTCGTTCTGGTGGGGATTTGCGCTGCTGACGGTGGCGGGTTTGTTGTTCCTGTCTCTGGTCAGCTATTCGGCGCGCGATTCCGACGGGCTTCCGGAGCTGTTCGACGGTCGCTCGGGCGTGGCCGCCGACAACTGGATCGGCAAGCCGGGCGCATTGATTGCGTACGCGCTTGGCACGCTGCTGTTCGGTCGGTGGGCGGCGCTGGGAATCCCGCTTATCGTCGGCATTTGGGGTTGGACGCTGCTGCGGCGACTGCTCTGGCAACGCGCGTTCGTGCTCATGGCTGTGACGCTGTCGGCGTCGGTGTGGTTGTCGTCGGCCATCGGCCTGTTGGGAGCGCTGGGCGCAGTGGATCATGCGGCGTTGTTTCATCATGAAGGAAACTTCGGCTGGCAGGCGTCGCTGTGGCTGGTCGGATTCCTGAACGGCATCGGCGCGGTGCTGGTCATGCTGCTGATCCTGATCGGCGGGCTGGCGCTTTCGGTCGCGGGCTTTGCCGGACTCTTTGAACGGAAGGTGCATACCGCGATTGACCGAGCCTCGCGCCTTAAGACTCCGCGCGTTCCCGCGACGTGGTTCCTGTGGAGACGATGGGGCGAGGAGGAGCAGCGAGAAGAGATCGAGACCTCTCTCGACACCGATCCGGAGTCGGGGAACGGTCACACCACGGCCGAGTTGCAGAATCTTTCCAAGTCGCGAGCCGCTCGCAAGACGCCGCTGGCGCGTTCGCAATTGGCGATTCAGATCGAAGATCGTTCAGGCTACGTCTTTCCGCCGATAGATCTCTTCAATCCGCCGCGCTCCGATGACGAATCGGGGATGTCGCCGGAAGAGCAGCAACGGAATTCGGTGCTGCTGGAGAAGACGCTGGCCACGTTCGGCGTGCAGGCAAAAGTCGTGCACGTCAATCCCGGGCCGGTCATCACGCGGTTTGACCTGGAGCCCGCGCCGGGGGTGAAGGTCTCGCGGATTGAATCGCTCGCCGATGACATTGCACTGGCGCTGCGCGCGCGTGGGCTTCGCATTCTGGCGCCGATTCCCGGCGTAGCGGCGGTAGGCGTGGAAATCGCAAATATCAAGCCGGCCACGGTGACGTTCCGCGAAGTCGCCGAGTCTCCGAACTATCAGTCGTCCGCATCGAAGCTCACGGTTGCGCTGGGCCGCACGGTATCGGGCGAAATTTTCGTGTGTGATCTCGCTGCGTTGCCGCATTTGCTGATTGCGGGAACGACGGGCAGCGGCAAATCGGTCTGCGTGAATACGATCATCGCCTCGATTCTGTTGCGGGCGACTCCGCAGGACGTGCAGCTGGTTCTCATTGATCCGAAGAAGCTCGAACTCTCCGCCTACAACGAGCTGCGCAATCATCACGTCACGCATCGCCCCGATCTGTCCGAGTACGTGGTCACGCGACCGGACGAAGCGGTGAAGGTTTTGCGAAGCTGTCTGGTCGAAATGGAGCGGCGCTACGACCTGCTCGCCGAACGCGGCACCCGCAATCTTGCCGAGTACAACGAGGCGGTGAGACAGGATGCGGGCGAGGGCGACGAGAAGCCGCTTCCCTATATCGTGGTGGTGGTGGACGAGCTGGCCGATTTGATGGTGACGGCGCAGCGGGAAGTGGAAGAGCCGATCGCGCGACTCGCGCAGCTTGCGCGGGCGGTGGGAATTCATCTGGTGGTGGCGACGCAACGGCCGTCGGTGGACGTCATCACGGGTGTCATCAAGGCGAATTTCCCGGCGCGGATCGCTTTCCGCGTGGCGATGAAAGTGGATTCGCGAACGATTCTTGACACCAACGGTGCGGAGATGCTGCTCGGACAGGGCGACATGCTGTTTCAGCATCCCGAAGAGCCGGCGGCCACTCGCGTGCAGGGCGCATTGCTCACGGGTCCCGAGATCTCGCGGCTCATTTCGCACATCTGCCGTCAGTCGGCGCCGCGTGACAAGCTAACGCTACCCGTGGAGGCCGAAGAAGCGGGTGACGCGGGTACTCCGGCGTTGGACGTGGACAGCCGGGATCCACTGTTCATGGAAGCGGCAAAGATTGTCGTTCGCACCGGTCAGGGAAGCGTTTCGATTCTGCAACGTCGGCTGAAGATCGGCTACAGCCGTGCGGCCCGGCTTATAGATCAACTTGAACGGGCCGGTGTGGTGGGGCCATTCGACGGCTCGCGGGCGCGGGCGGTACTGGTAGATGAACATTATTTCGACATTCACGATGAACAGTAG
- a CDS encoding energy transducer TonB — translation MNFFDQLTKDRYGSFELKWLVGPNLIKGFIASVLLHGIVAASPVIIELFKGGEEIPDRIFVIDPSQIQPRLRTKRGETVEQVQVARPKIAPPKAAIPIPVEEEQVPEEQELIPTQTEIASYFEDQAAEDGDLGIPEGYDIVIGDMAGDGDIPSSDIFIPFEVPPQPLPDFSPQPDFPELARQAGMPGKVTVHVYVDKHGDVKKWKILKADPAGLGFEEEVEKIIKKWKFTPAIQQGNPVGVWVAVPFNFKYKR, via the coding sequence GTGAATTTCTTTGATCAACTTACCAAAGACCGCTATGGCTCCTTCGAGCTGAAGTGGCTGGTTGGGCCGAATCTCATAAAGGGATTTATCGCCTCCGTACTCCTTCACGGAATCGTGGCGGCTTCGCCCGTGATTATTGAACTATTCAAGGGCGGGGAGGAAATCCCGGACAGGATCTTCGTAATTGATCCATCTCAGATTCAGCCACGACTTCGTACCAAACGTGGCGAGACGGTCGAGCAGGTGCAGGTTGCCCGGCCCAAGATCGCGCCTCCGAAAGCTGCCATTCCGATTCCGGTAGAAGAAGAACAGGTTCCCGAGGAGCAGGAACTTATTCCGACTCAGACGGAAATCGCTTCCTACTTCGAAGATCAGGCGGCCGAAGACGGAGACTTGGGTATCCCCGAGGGTTACGACATTGTGATCGGGGACATGGCCGGCGATGGAGATATTCCGTCCTCGGACATCTTCATTCCATTTGAGGTTCCGCCGCAGCCGCTTCCCGACTTCAGTCCTCAACCGGACTTTCCCGAGCTTGCCCGACAAGCGGGTATGCCGGGAAAAGTGACTGTCCATGTGTATGTGGATAAGCACGGGGACGTGAAGAAGTGGAAGATTTTGAAAGCGGACCCGGCAGGCCTGGGCTTCGAAGAAGAGGTCGAGAAAATCATCAAGAAGTGGAAATTCACGCCCGCTATTCAACAGGGCAACCCGGTGGGAGTTTGGGTGGCCGTGCCGTTTAACTTCAAGTACAAGCGGTAG
- a CDS encoding substrate-binding domain-containing protein, translated as MRLLNVALLGVTCMIMVLGCGPSKPKETMTAGHVRIGASDAVFDLAWFLSREFQAGNRAAFIDIVRRANRDLVDSLLNGDAEEIFLDRTLTPAETLALRRTGHRLYSYPVAYYPVFLLVDTALKVESVDSAELRGILTGRVVNWRELGGPDLPINVYLPLPGEGAIQSIVDYFGGLDSLQAAAVCSTSSILLDSAEGDAGALILYTQPITHLPYQPLRFRRGDEAIRPNVKTILEENGYPFRLNITYVTTHMKTDVAAGYLTFVVGNLGQRRIMDAFKYRPASVPVRVIQMKH; from the coding sequence ATGAGACTGTTGAATGTCGCACTTCTTGGCGTGACGTGTATGATTATGGTTCTGGGATGCGGTCCAAGTAAACCGAAGGAAACCATGACCGCCGGGCACGTGCGAATCGGAGCCTCCGATGCGGTGTTCGATCTGGCGTGGTTTCTCTCGCGCGAGTTTCAGGCGGGAAATCGGGCTGCGTTCATTGACATCGTTCGCCGCGCGAACCGCGACCTCGTTGACTCGCTGCTCAACGGCGATGCCGAAGAGATTTTCCTCGACCGCACACTCACGCCGGCGGAAACGTTGGCCTTGCGAAGGACGGGGCATCGCCTGTACTCGTATCCGGTGGCTTACTATCCGGTGTTTCTGCTGGTGGACACCGCTCTGAAAGTGGAATCGGTGGACAGCGCGGAGCTACGGGGAATTCTGACCGGCCGCGTCGTCAATTGGCGTGAGCTCGGAGGGCCGGACTTGCCGATCAACGTCTATCTTCCGCTTCCCGGCGAGGGAGCAATACAGAGCATCGTGGACTATTTCGGCGGATTGGACTCGCTCCAGGCGGCGGCGGTTTGTTCCACGTCTTCTATCCTGTTGGATTCGGCGGAGGGTGATGCCGGCGCGTTGATTTTATACACCCAGCCGATCACCCATTTGCCCTATCAGCCGTTGCGGTTCCGCCGGGGAGACGAGGCGATCCGTCCCAATGTGAAGACGATTCTCGAAGAGAACGGATATCCGTTTCGTCTGAATATAACCTACGTGACGACCCACATGAAGACGGACGTGGCGGCGGGCTATCTGACCTTCGTGGTCGGGAATCTGGGCCAGCGGAGGATCATGGATGCATTTAAGTACCGCCCGGCCTCGGTGCCGGTGCGGGTCATTCAGATGAAGCACTGA
- a CDS encoding flippase-like domain-containing protein, translating to MRVARLAIGFGLGLLFLYLTFFVPHFGTWFDGETGIAEAFFGHARFDLSQLGRVIASADWTPIAWAGVLFFVSLVVRAWRWQIMLEPLVRMRFGDVFSAMCIGYMANNVLPLRIGEVYRAHVVYRLSGLSRSAAFGSIILERVTDSFFMLPFMGLAFVLYPLPGAMHRPALLIGIAAFAASAFLVWLAVDRSRAMRWIERVFAVLPSKAAAACTTMADRFSSGFASLGTWRRIIPIVTTSLALWAMYAGMVYCVLLSLGFMNADLPALDRNPMGATLVILIITTLGFVIPGAPGAVGTYHGVAVLGLSLFGVPGDRAAGFAILLHALNYFPLTVLGLIYFWRLGLTFRQTREMTENVHGASDAVPD from the coding sequence GTGAGAGTTGCGCGTCTTGCCATCGGCTTCGGCCTCGGTCTGCTGTTTCTCTATCTGACGTTTTTCGTTCCTCATTTCGGGACGTGGTTTGACGGTGAAACGGGAATCGCGGAAGCTTTTTTCGGCCATGCCCGGTTCGATCTTTCTCAGCTTGGCCGTGTCATTGCGTCGGCGGACTGGACGCCGATTGCGTGGGCGGGAGTTCTGTTTTTCGTTTCGCTGGTGGTGCGCGCCTGGCGGTGGCAGATTATGCTCGAGCCGCTGGTGCGGATGCGGTTCGGAGACGTGTTCAGCGCCATGTGCATCGGGTACATGGCGAACAACGTCCTGCCGCTGAGGATCGGGGAAGTGTATCGCGCGCACGTCGTCTATCGGCTTTCGGGCCTGTCGCGCAGCGCGGCGTTCGGCAGCATCATTCTGGAACGGGTGACGGATTCGTTTTTCATGTTGCCTTTCATGGGATTGGCATTCGTTCTGTATCCGCTTCCGGGAGCCATGCATCGTCCGGCCCTGCTGATCGGAATCGCCGCGTTTGCCGCCTCCGCCTTTCTGGTGTGGCTGGCGGTGGATCGCAGTCGTGCGATGCGCTGGATCGAGCGAGTATTCGCGGTGCTGCCGTCGAAAGCGGCCGCGGCCTGTACGACGATGGCCGACCGCTTCTCATCGGGATTCGCCTCGCTCGGAACGTGGCGGCGGATCATTCCGATTGTCACCACGTCGCTGGCGCTATGGGCGATGTACGCGGGGATGGTATACTGCGTGCTGCTTTCTCTGGGTTTTATGAATGCGGATCTGCCGGCGTTGGATCGGAATCCTATGGGAGCGACGCTGGTGATTCTCATCATTACGACGCTGGGTTTCGTGATCCCCGGAGCACCGGGTGCAGTGGGAACCTATCATGGCGTCGCCGTATTGGGACTGAGCCTTTTTGGAGTCCCGGGGGATCGCGCAGCGGGTTTCGCAATTCTTCTGCACGCCTTGAACTACTTCCCGCTGACGGTGCTGGGACTGATTTATTTCTGGAGACTGGGACTGACGTTCCGTCAAACTCGGGAGATGACGGAGAACGTGCACGGGGCGTCCGACGCAGTGCCCGATTGA
- the gcvT gene encoding glycine cleavage system aminomethyltransferase GcvT: MKRTALSDVHRALGAKMVEFAGYEMPIQYTSIRSEHLRVRTTVGVFDVSHMGEFFVTGPDREAFVDRMTINNVKALSVGQVHYSCMCKPHGGIVDDLLVYRFADRILLVVNGANVVKDWNWLVENRSGNVQLEDRTDEITLLAIQGRNAIDVIRPLTETALSEIKYYWFREGKVAGRPAIISRTGYTGEDGFELYVANDDAKTIWDALFESGKPFQIEPIGLGARDSLRLEMKMCLYGNDIDETTHPLEAGLGWITKLDKGEFVGRDKLIEYKQAGLTRKLVGLEAEGSVFPRHGYPLYHTENADEAVGHVTSGTVSPSLNKGIALGYVPMELTAVGSRLTMESRGRMVSMQVAKTPFYQRPY; encoded by the coding sequence GTGAAGAGGACGGCGCTTTCGGATGTACACCGCGCTCTGGGCGCGAAGATGGTGGAGTTTGCGGGCTATGAGATGCCCATTCAATATACTTCGATTCGGTCCGAACATCTGCGGGTTCGCACGACTGTAGGCGTTTTTGACGTCTCCCATATGGGAGAGTTCTTCGTAACCGGGCCGGATCGCGAAGCGTTCGTGGACCGGATGACGATCAATAACGTAAAAGCACTGTCGGTCGGGCAGGTCCACTATTCGTGCATGTGCAAGCCGCACGGTGGAATTGTGGACGACTTGCTGGTGTACCGGTTTGCCGACCGGATTCTGCTGGTCGTAAACGGTGCCAACGTTGTAAAGGATTGGAACTGGCTCGTTGAGAACCGGAGCGGCAACGTGCAACTTGAAGATCGCACGGACGAGATCACATTGCTGGCGATTCAAGGACGAAACGCGATAGACGTCATTCGTCCGCTCACGGAGACGGCGCTTTCGGAGATCAAATACTATTGGTTCCGCGAGGGCAAGGTTGCCGGGCGTCCGGCGATCATTTCGCGAACCGGATACACGGGGGAAGACGGTTTTGAATTGTATGTCGCAAACGACGACGCAAAGACGATCTGGGATGCGTTGTTCGAGTCAGGCAAACCGTTTCAGATCGAGCCGATTGGCCTGGGCGCGCGCGACTCGCTCAGGCTCGAAATGAAGATGTGCCTGTACGGCAACGACATTGACGAGACGACGCACCCTCTGGAGGCGGGCTTGGGTTGGATTACCAAGCTCGATAAGGGCGAGTTCGTGGGACGCGACAAACTCATCGAGTACAAACAGGCCGGTTTGACGCGGAAACTGGTCGGTTTGGAGGCCGAAGGCTCGGTGTTTCCGCGTCACGGATACCCGCTATACCATACAGAGAACGCGGATGAAGCGGTTGGACACGTCACGTCGGGGACGGTTTCTCCGTCATTGAATAAGGGGATCGCGTTAGGATACGTTCCTATGGAATTGACGGCGGTCGGCAGCCGACTCACGATGGAGAGCCGGGGCCGGATGGTTTCAATGCAAGTGGCCAAGACACCTTTCTACCAGCGACCTTACTAA
- a CDS encoding 2-phosphosulfolactate phosphatase, with protein MMNTDDNAQTSSQFEIKLFISPRNITDDDLRGCTTIVVDVLRSSSTIATALLNGAREIIPVQTPAGAGELASHSGRKQCLLCGEREGRKIDGFDLGNSPLEYDAERVAGRTLIFSSTNGSNAVLRARAADHVFVGGYNNFTAVAKRVLAEGKSVVVLCSGKLEQFAIEDFVCGGRFVNYFETRMRRDVVLNDGARAAALLHRHFDGSIESLLRSCNHGKFLTSLGCDEDIQYCARLDTHPVIPVFVEGKLRGYHPDGTPIGESAVNTT; from the coding sequence GTGATGAACACGGACGACAACGCACAGACCTCCTCTCAGTTTGAGATCAAACTGTTTATCAGCCCGCGAAACATAACGGACGATGACCTGCGCGGCTGCACGACGATCGTGGTGGACGTATTGCGGTCGTCATCCACGATCGCCACGGCGCTCTTGAATGGGGCGCGCGAGATTATCCCGGTGCAGACTCCGGCGGGAGCGGGTGAATTGGCTTCGCACTCGGGCCGCAAGCAGTGCCTGCTCTGCGGCGAGCGCGAAGGCCGGAAGATTGACGGTTTCGATCTGGGCAATTCGCCTCTGGAATATGACGCAGAACGCGTCGCCGGGCGAACGTTGATTTTTTCGTCTACGAACGGCTCCAACGCCGTGTTGCGGGCGCGCGCCGCCGACCATGTGTTCGTGGGCGGCTACAACAACTTCACCGCCGTGGCCAAGCGGGTATTGGCGGAGGGCAAGTCGGTGGTCGTGTTGTGTTCCGGGAAACTGGAACAGTTTGCGATCGAGGACTTCGTGTGCGGCGGGAGATTCGTCAACTATTTCGAAACACGTATGCGTCGCGACGTCGTCCTGAATGACGGCGCGCGCGCCGCCGCCCTGCTGCACCGCCATTTCGACGGAAGCATCGAATCGCTGCTTCGGAGCTGCAACCACGGCAAGTTTCTCACTTCCCTTGGTTGCGATGAAGATATTCAGTATTGCGCACGGCTTGACACGCATCCGGTGATTCCGGTTTTCGTGGAAGGCAAACTGCGGGGATATCATCCGGATGGCACCCCGATCGGGGAATCAGCGGTCAACACGACGTAA